The following are encoded in a window of Streptomyces sp. Go-475 genomic DNA:
- a CDS encoding aminotransferase class I/II-fold pyridoxal phosphate-dependent enzyme — protein sequence MLGEYPISGRRAADISASVERAVGAGELRPGQLLPPMRELAERLGVNPNTVAAAYRTLRERGVIETAGRRGSRVRPAPATTGRDHIRVDVPEGVRDVATGNPDPALLPPLAGAFAAAAAEGDRAPVMYGDTPVEPELARTARAGLDADGVPDGPLAVVSGALDGVERVLAAHLKPGDTVAVEDPGWGSTLDLVAALGLRTAPVGVDDEGPSAEDVRRALGAGARALIVTDRAQNPTGAAVSAARARALRSVLREHPETLLIEDDHGHGIVDVPLHPLAGATRHWAFVRSAAKAYGPDLRLALLTGDAITVDRVRGRQRLGPGWVSLLTQRALVRLWADGAVDTAEVAAAYGRRRGALIAALGRRGVAAYGRSGMNVWVPVPDETGAVARLLHAGWAVAPGARFRVSAPPGIRVTVSTLTEGETEALAEAIASALGPAPARSYG from the coding sequence GTGCTAGGAGAGTATCCGATCAGTGGGCGCCGTGCTGCGGACATTTCCGCGAGCGTCGAGCGGGCGGTGGGTGCCGGTGAGCTGCGCCCGGGTCAGCTGCTGCCGCCCATGCGGGAGTTGGCGGAGCGGCTGGGAGTGAACCCGAACACGGTCGCGGCCGCGTACCGGACCCTGCGCGAGCGCGGGGTCATCGAGACCGCGGGCCGGCGCGGCAGCCGGGTACGGCCGGCGCCGGCCACGACCGGGCGGGACCACATCCGGGTGGACGTCCCCGAGGGCGTGCGGGACGTGGCGACCGGCAATCCGGACCCGGCGCTGCTGCCGCCGCTCGCGGGCGCGTTCGCGGCGGCCGCCGCCGAGGGCGACCGGGCGCCCGTGATGTACGGGGACACCCCCGTGGAGCCGGAACTGGCCCGGACCGCCCGCGCCGGCCTCGACGCCGACGGGGTGCCGGACGGGCCGCTCGCCGTGGTCTCCGGGGCGCTCGACGGCGTCGAGCGGGTGCTGGCGGCCCATCTCAAGCCCGGCGACACCGTCGCCGTGGAGGACCCCGGCTGGGGTTCCACCCTGGACCTCGTGGCCGCGCTCGGACTGCGGACCGCCCCCGTCGGCGTCGACGACGAGGGCCCGTCCGCCGAGGACGTGCGCCGGGCGCTGGGGGCCGGGGCGCGTGCCCTGATCGTGACCGACCGGGCGCAGAACCCCACCGGCGCCGCGGTGAGCGCCGCCCGCGCGCGTGCCCTGCGGTCCGTGCTCCGGGAGCACCCGGAGACCCTGCTGATCGAGGACGACCACGGCCACGGCATCGTCGACGTGCCGCTCCACCCGCTGGCCGGGGCGACCCGGCACTGGGCCTTCGTCCGGTCGGCCGCCAAGGCCTACGGGCCCGATCTGCGCCTCGCCCTGCTCACGGGCGACGCGATCACCGTCGACCGGGTCCGCGGCCGGCAGCGGCTCGGGCCCGGCTGGGTGAGCCTGCTGACGCAGCGGGCCCTAGTGCGGCTGTGGGCCGACGGCGCGGTCGACACGGCCGAGGTGGCGGCGGCGTACGGGCGGCGCCGGGGCGCGCTGATCGCCGCGCTCGGCCGGCGCGGTGTGGCGGCGTACGGGCGCAGCGGCATGAACGTCTGGGTGCCCGTGCCGGACGAGACCGGTGCCGTCGCCCGGCTGCTGCACGCCGGGTGGGCCGTCGCCCCCGGCGCCCGCTTCCGCGTGAGCGCGCCGCCCGGCATCCGCGTCACCGTCTCGACGCTCACCGAGGGCGAGACCGAGGCGCTGGCCGAGGCGATCGCCTCGGCCCTCGGCCCGGCCCCGGCGCGGAGTTACGGCTGA
- a CDS encoding pyridoxamine 5'-phosphate oxidase family protein, giving the protein MTVTQQRRGRKIMMTPGELDDFLTTQRTCRVATVSAGGAPHVSTLWFAWDGTSMWLYSVVRSKRWTDLRRDPRVAIVVDTGEEYDELRGAELSGTVEFVGEIPRTGELRAELDVPETLFARKNFGLEEMPHDGRHAWIRLTPEKIVSWDFRKLGAR; this is encoded by the coding sequence ATGACCGTCACGCAGCAGCGCCGGGGCCGGAAGATCATGATGACGCCGGGCGAGCTGGACGATTTCCTGACCACGCAGCGCACCTGCCGGGTCGCCACGGTCTCGGCGGGCGGCGCGCCGCACGTGAGCACGCTGTGGTTCGCCTGGGACGGCACCTCGATGTGGCTGTACTCGGTCGTGCGCAGCAAGCGGTGGACCGACCTGCGGCGCGACCCGCGGGTGGCGATCGTGGTCGACACGGGCGAGGAGTACGACGAGCTGCGGGGTGCCGAGCTGTCGGGCACCGTCGAGTTCGTGGGCGAGATCCCGCGCACGGGCGAGCTGCGCGCCGAACTCGACGTGCCGGAGACGCTGTTCGCCCGGAAGAACTTCGGCCTGGAGGAGATGCCGCACGACGGCCGGCACGCCTGGATCCGGCTGACCCCGGAGAAGATCGTCTCCTGGGACTTCCGCAAGCTGGGGGCGCGGTAG
- a CDS encoding EamA family transporter yields the protein MPVRTSDSSPSRRGKGVGLGLAILSAVAFGGSGVAAKPLIEAGLDPLHVVWLRVAGAAVVMLPLAVRHRALLRRRPGLLAGFGLLAVAGVQACYFAALSRIPVGVALLIEYLAPALVLGWVRFVQRRPVTRAAAVGVVLAVGGLACVVEVWSGLGFDALGLLLALGAACCQVGYFVLSDQGSDAGQEAPDPLGVIAYGLLVGAAVLTVVARPWNMDWSVLTGTAHLDGTPVAAVVLLGWIVLVATVVAYITGVLAVRRLSPQVAGVVACLEAVIATVLAWVLLGEHLSAPQIAGGVIVLLGAFIAQSSTPAKGSDRPVAGGGPERELSTPGTTA from the coding sequence GTGCCGGTGCGTACGTCTGACAGCAGTCCGAGCAGGCGCGGCAAGGGCGTGGGGCTCGGCCTCGCGATCCTGTCCGCGGTCGCCTTCGGCGGCTCCGGGGTGGCCGCCAAACCACTGATCGAGGCCGGCCTGGACCCGCTGCACGTGGTGTGGCTGCGGGTGGCCGGGGCGGCCGTGGTGATGCTGCCGCTCGCCGTCCGCCACCGCGCGCTGCTGCGCCGCCGCCCCGGACTGCTCGCCGGCTTCGGCCTGCTGGCCGTCGCCGGTGTCCAGGCCTGCTACTTCGCCGCGCTCTCCCGTATCCCGGTCGGCGTGGCCCTGCTCATCGAGTACCTGGCACCCGCCCTCGTGCTCGGCTGGGTGCGGTTCGTGCAGCGGCGGCCCGTGACCCGCGCGGCGGCCGTCGGCGTCGTCCTCGCCGTCGGCGGACTCGCGTGTGTCGTCGAGGTGTGGTCGGGCCTCGGCTTCGACGCCCTGGGCCTGCTGCTCGCGCTCGGCGCGGCCTGCTGCCAGGTCGGCTACTTCGTCCTCTCCGACCAGGGCAGCGACGCCGGCCAGGAGGCGCCCGACCCGCTCGGCGTCATCGCCTACGGCCTGCTCGTCGGCGCGGCCGTGCTGACCGTCGTCGCCCGGCCCTGGAACATGGACTGGTCGGTGCTCACGGGCACCGCGCACCTGGACGGCACACCCGTCGCCGCCGTCGTCCTGCTGGGGTGGATCGTCCTCGTCGCCACGGTCGTCGCGTACATCACCGGCGTGCTCGCCGTGCGCCGGCTCTCCCCGCAGGTCGCCGGGGTGGTGGCCTGCCTCGAAGCGGTCATCGCCACCGTCCTGGCCTGGGTGCTGCTCGGCGAGCACCTGTCGGCGCCGCAGATCGCCGGGGGCGTGATCGTGCTGCTGGGCGCGTTCATCGCGCAGTCCTCGACGCCCGCGAAGGGCTCGGACCGGCCGGTGGCCGGCGGCGGCCCGGAAAGGGAATTGTCGACCCCCGGGACGACCGCATAG
- a CDS encoding LysR family transcriptional regulator, with protein MLNLERLRTLDALARHGSVSGAAEGLHITTSAVSQQLSKLEREVGQQLLAKNGRGVRLTDAGRLLAEHAARILSQVELAQSDLEAQRGQVVGELRLSAFPTAARGLFPHALAALRAAHPALRLRSCELEPEHGIAGVVRGDLDLAVVLDWYNKPMALPDGLVKASILDDPAEVAMPVDHRLAGRDEVDLTEFAEDEWITWGEGEFCHEWLMFTLRSKGVEPIVGHRAAENHTQLALVAAGLGVCVAPLLGRHPVPAGVVTVPLKQRVRRHVYVVWRADADRRPSIRAAVKALRAAGENVG; from the coding sequence ATGTTGAATCTGGAGCGCCTGCGCACCCTCGACGCCCTCGCCCGGCACGGCTCGGTCAGCGGCGCCGCCGAGGGTCTGCACATCACGACCTCCGCCGTCTCGCAGCAGCTGTCCAAGCTGGAACGGGAGGTCGGCCAGCAGCTCCTCGCCAAGAACGGCCGGGGCGTGCGGCTCACCGACGCCGGGCGGCTGCTCGCCGAGCACGCCGCGCGCATCCTGTCCCAGGTCGAACTGGCCCAGTCGGACCTGGAGGCGCAGCGCGGGCAGGTCGTCGGCGAGCTGAGACTGTCGGCGTTCCCGACGGCCGCCCGCGGGCTGTTCCCGCACGCGCTGGCCGCCCTGCGCGCGGCGCACCCCGCGCTCCGGCTGCGCTCCTGCGAGCTGGAACCGGAGCACGGCATCGCCGGGGTCGTACGCGGTGACCTCGACCTCGCCGTGGTGCTCGACTGGTACAACAAGCCGATGGCCCTGCCCGACGGCCTGGTCAAGGCGTCGATCCTCGACGACCCGGCCGAGGTCGCCATGCCGGTGGACCACCGGCTGGCCGGGCGCGACGAAGTGGACCTCACGGAGTTCGCCGAGGACGAGTGGATCACCTGGGGCGAGGGCGAGTTCTGCCACGAGTGGCTCATGTTCACGCTCCGCTCCAAGGGCGTCGAGCCGATCGTCGGCCACCGCGCCGCGGAGAACCACACGCAGCTCGCGCTGGTCGCCGCGGGCCTCGGGGTGTGCGTCGCCCCGCTGCTCGGCCGCCATCCCGTGCCGGCCGGAGTCGTGACCGTCCCGCTCAAACAGCGGGTACGGCGGCACGTCTACGTCGTCTGGCGCGCGGACGCCGACCGCCGCCCGTCGATCCGCGCCGCGGTGAAGGCCCTCCGGGCAGCGGGGGAGAACGTCGGCTGA
- a CDS encoding DMT family transporter has translation MSTATTASRWITAASPDRPRPRLDWRLRFAALSLIWGFSFLLIKVGTEGYAPFQVTLGRLVFGTAVLAAAMAVRRERLPRGARTWAHLTVAAFLLNALPFSLFAYAELTIPSTLAGICNATSPLWGMALSLVALSEDRPTRVRVAGLGLGFLGVLTVLGAWQGFHGLDATGTALALLASLSYPIGWIYVRRTLAGTGRSHLSMTGAQLLLATVQLAVVTPLFTTLPTRVSVVPLLAIAALGALGTGLAVLLQYGLVAEVGPTTAQMVTYFIPVIATAAGVALLGESLTWSTPVGAAIVLTGAALTQARPKPRRTPQP, from the coding sequence ATGAGCACCGCCACCACCGCCTCCAGGTGGATCACCGCCGCCTCGCCCGACCGCCCCCGGCCCCGCCTCGACTGGCGGCTCCGGTTCGCCGCCCTCTCGCTGATCTGGGGCTTCAGCTTCCTGCTCATCAAGGTGGGCACCGAGGGCTACGCGCCCTTCCAAGTCACCCTCGGCCGCCTGGTGTTCGGCACCGCCGTGCTGGCCGCCGCGATGGCGGTGCGCCGTGAGCGACTGCCGCGCGGGGCGCGCACCTGGGCCCATCTGACGGTCGCCGCGTTCCTGCTCAACGCCCTGCCGTTCTCGCTGTTCGCCTACGCCGAGCTGACCATCCCGTCCACGCTGGCGGGCATCTGCAACGCGACCTCGCCGCTGTGGGGCATGGCGCTGTCCCTGGTCGCCCTGTCGGAGGACCGTCCGACCCGGGTGCGGGTCGCCGGGCTCGGACTGGGCTTCCTCGGAGTGCTCACGGTGCTGGGCGCCTGGCAGGGCTTCCACGGCCTGGACGCCACGGGCACGGCACTGGCCCTGCTCGCCTCCCTCAGCTACCCGATCGGCTGGATCTACGTCCGCCGCACTCTGGCCGGCACCGGCCGTTCGCACCTGTCGATGACCGGCGCGCAACTGCTGCTCGCCACGGTCCAACTGGCCGTCGTCACCCCGCTGTTCACGACGCTGCCCACCCGCGTGTCCGTCGTGCCGCTGCTGGCGATCGCCGCCCTGGGCGCCCTGGGCACGGGCCTCGCCGTGCTGCTCCAGTACGGCCTGGTCGCCGAAGTCGGCCCGACGACCGCGCAGATGGTCACGTACTTCATCCCCGTCATCGCCACGGCCGCGGGCGTCGCACTCCTCGGCGAGTCGCTCACCTGGTCGACACCGGTCGGCGCGGCGATCGTGCTGACGGGGGCGGCGCTCACGCAGGCGCGGCCGAAGCCCCGGCGGACGCCTCAGCCGTAA
- a CDS encoding pyridoxamine 5'-phosphate oxidase family protein has product MQGSTRTPSQPAAYTPTDRTVPTRSPGRASYDRELVHAILDEAYVCHLGFVRDGAPVVLPTLYARVGERLYVHGSTGSRPLRAAGQADPGLPVCLTVTHVDGLVLARSAFHHSINYRSVVVHGVARDVTDPEEKRRALDALVDHVVPGRAADSRPANKKELAATAVIRLDLDEVSAKLRTGGVNDEPEDLALPHWAGVVPVRKTYGTPIPDPALAEDTALPDYLRGS; this is encoded by the coding sequence ATGCAGGGGAGCACGCGGACGCCGTCGCAGCCCGCCGCCTACACACCGACCGACCGCACCGTCCCCACGCGCTCGCCGGGCCGGGCCTCGTACGACAGGGAGCTGGTGCACGCGATACTCGACGAGGCCTACGTCTGCCACCTCGGCTTCGTCCGCGACGGCGCGCCGGTGGTGCTGCCCACGCTGTACGCCCGGGTCGGCGAGCGGCTCTACGTGCACGGCTCGACGGGCTCGCGCCCGCTGCGGGCGGCCGGCCAGGCCGACCCGGGCCTGCCGGTCTGCCTGACCGTCACGCACGTCGACGGTCTGGTCCTGGCCCGGTCGGCCTTCCACCACTCGATCAACTACCGCTCGGTGGTGGTGCACGGGGTCGCCCGTGACGTCACGGACCCCGAGGAGAAGCGGCGGGCCCTGGACGCGCTGGTCGACCACGTCGTACCGGGCCGCGCCGCCGACTCCCGGCCGGCCAACAAGAAGGAGCTGGCCGCCACGGCCGTGATCCGCCTGGACCTGGACGAGGTCTCCGCCAAGCTCCGCACCGGCGGCGTGAACGACGAGCCCGAGGACCTCGCCCTCCCCCACTGGGCAGGAGTCGTCCCGGTCCGGAAGACCTACGGCACCCCGATCCCCGACCCCGCCCTGGCCGAGGACACGGCACTTCCCGACTACCTCCGGGGCAGCTAG
- a CDS encoding EamA family transporter translates to MSNTASGLPLGRGLLYLIVAGAAWGTAGAAASLVYRASDMGPIALSFWRCAAGLVLLLAVRLLRPRAGSPVREPLRRRALRAGVTGIGLAVFQTAYFAAVSATGLAVATVVTLGAGPVLIALGARLTLAERLGRGGVAAVVGALAGLAVLVLGGGGTTVRPGGVLLALLSAAGYSVMTLLTRRWGRDGTADASRTTVEAFAVTSLCLLPLALAEGLVPHTVEPVRLLVLLAYVAAVPTALAYGLYFAGAAVVRSATVSVIMLLEPVSAAVLAVVLLGERLTVATVAGTLLLLGSVAGLAVGEARTPGGRVVLVRRRPQAVTGWSRSSPRP, encoded by the coding sequence GTGTCGAACACTGCCTCCGGCCTGCCCCTCGGGCGAGGCCTCCTCTATCTGATCGTCGCCGGTGCCGCCTGGGGCACCGCGGGCGCGGCGGCCTCCCTGGTCTACCGGGCCAGTGACATGGGGCCGATCGCCCTCTCCTTCTGGCGCTGCGCCGCCGGCCTGGTCCTGCTGCTCGCCGTGCGCCTGCTCCGGCCACGCGCCGGCAGTCCCGTCCGCGAGCCGCTGCGCCGCAGGGCGCTGCGGGCCGGCGTCACCGGGATCGGCCTCGCCGTCTTCCAGACGGCCTACTTCGCGGCCGTCTCCGCCACCGGACTCGCCGTGGCCACCGTCGTCACGCTGGGCGCCGGGCCCGTGCTCATCGCGCTCGGCGCGCGACTGACGCTGGCCGAACGCCTGGGCCGGGGCGGCGTGGCCGCGGTCGTGGGCGCCCTCGCCGGCCTCGCGGTCCTCGTCCTCGGCGGCGGGGGAACGACGGTACGCCCCGGGGGCGTGCTGCTGGCGCTGCTGTCCGCGGCCGGGTACAGCGTGATGACGCTGCTCACCCGGCGCTGGGGGCGCGACGGTACGGCCGACGCCTCCCGCACGACCGTCGAGGCGTTCGCCGTCACGAGCCTGTGCCTGCTGCCGCTCGCGCTGGCGGAGGGGCTGGTGCCGCACACCGTCGAGCCCGTGCGGCTGCTGGTCCTGCTGGCGTACGTCGCCGCCGTGCCCACGGCCCTCGCCTACGGCCTCTACTTCGCGGGCGCGGCCGTCGTACGGTCCGCCACCGTCTCGGTGATCATGCTGCTGGAACCGGTGAGTGCGGCGGTGCTGGCCGTTGTGCTGCTCGGCGAGCGGCTGACGGTGGCGACGGTCGCCGGAACCTTGTTGTTGCTGGGATCGGTGGCGGGACTCGCCGTAGGGGAGGCGCGGACGCCCGGCGGGCGGGTGGTGCTCGTCCGGCGGCGTCCGCAGGCCGTCACCGGCTGGTCGCGCAGTTCCCCGCGCCCCTAG